In Candidatus Tachikawaea gelatinosa, a genomic segment contains:
- a CDS encoding peptidoglycan DD-metalloendopeptidase family protein yields the protein MLKIIFSLTIFLLFFNIKNSKNFNELLSIIHQKIYNIKRHNYFLQKKHLYKRYNDQFILSKKNNFKSIKKDIKKINYKVQKKTLSTINNSAQYISLNDKNFFNIIKFMQWKLNYKTFFIENKLFGLRLHYLNKNSYLFYSNNGILFNNTEIQFKKGFINLPIIKNYKISSQFNPKRINPITKKILPHKGVDFATPINTPIFSVSDGKVIKIKKSKTAGKYVTLLHNRKFITRYMHLKKILVKIGQKIKQGDCIGLSGNTGRSTGPHLHYELWLNKKAVDPLKPNIHKQ from the coding sequence ATGTTAAAAATAATTTTTTCTTTAACAATTTTTTTATTATTTTTTAATATAAAAAATAGCAAAAATTTTAATGAGTTATTATCAATAATACATCAAAAAATTTATAATATTAAAAGACATAATTACTTTTTACAAAAAAAACATCTTTATAAAAGATATAATGATCAATTTATATTATCTAAAAAAAATAATTTTAAATCAATAAAAAAAGATATCAAAAAAATAAATTATAAAGTACAAAAAAAAACATTAAGTACTATAAATAATAGTGCTCAATATATTTCATTAAATGATAAAAATTTTTTTAATATTATTAAATTTATGCAATGGAAGCTAAATTATAAAACATTTTTCATAGAAAATAAATTATTCGGGTTACGTTTACATTATTTAAATAAAAATTCTTATCTATTTTATTCAAATAATGGAATATTATTTAATAATACTGAAATACAATTTAAAAAAGGATTTATTAATTTACCTATCATAAAAAATTATAAAATTTCTTCTCAGTTTAATCCAAAACGTATTAATCCTATTACAAAAAAAATATTACCTCATAAAGGAGTAGATTTTGCAACACCTATTAACACTCCAATATTTTCTGTAAGTGATGGCAAAGTGATTAAGATTAAAAAAAGTAAAACAGCAGGGAAATATGTAACTTTGCTACATAATCGAAAATTTATAACACGATATATGCATTTAAAAAAAATATTAGTCAAAATTGGGCAAAAAATAAAGCAAGGTGATTGTATAGGTTTATCAGGAAATACGGGACGTTCAACTGGACCACATTTACACTATGAATTATGGTTAAATAAAAAAGCAGTTGATCCATTAAAGCCAAATATTCATAAACAATAA
- the gpsA gene encoding NAD(P)H-dependent glycerol-3-phosphate dehydrogenase, whose protein sequence is MSKSSISIIGAGSYGTALAITLAKNNQYPIFLWGHNKMHLKQLEKNRCNQLCFPEIFFPDNLIVESDLSKIVDISPTLIIVVPSYAFSSILKKIKPLLKRESKILWATKGLEQGTGLLLHDVAKKILGNMIPLAIISGPTFAKELALGLPTAISLASFNENFAEYLQKKLYCGKNFRIYKNSDCIGVQVGGIVKNIIAIGAGISDSIGFGANARTALITRGLAEMSRLGIALGAKSNTFMGMAGLGDLVLSCTDDQSRNRRFGKLLGKGNSTYTAKKIIGQVIEGYQSTKEVWMLSQNLKIDMPITEQIYQILYSNKSVQEAVLNLLQRKQKEEDQY, encoded by the coding sequence ATGTCAAAATCTTCTATTAGTATTATAGGTGCAGGGTCATATGGAACTGCTTTAGCTATTACCTTAGCTAAAAATAATCAATATCCCATATTTTTATGGGGGCATAACAAAATGCATTTAAAACAACTAGAAAAAAATCGCTGTAATCAATTATGTTTTCCAGAAATTTTTTTTCCTGATAATCTTATTGTTGAATCTGATTTATCTAAAATAGTTGATATTAGCCCTACTTTGATTATTGTAGTTCCTAGTTATGCATTTAGTTCAATTCTAAAAAAAATAAAACCTCTCTTAAAAAGAGAGTCTAAAATATTATGGGCTACAAAAGGATTAGAACAAGGTACAGGACTTTTGTTACATGATGTTGCAAAAAAAATTCTGGGTAATATGATTCCTTTAGCTATTATATCAGGTCCAACGTTTGCTAAAGAATTAGCTTTAGGTTTGCCAACAGCTATTTCGTTAGCTTCGTTTAATGAAAATTTTGCAGAATATTTGCAAAAAAAATTGTATTGTGGGAAAAATTTTCGTATTTATAAAAATTCTGATTGTATTGGAGTACAAGTAGGTGGAATCGTTAAAAATATTATTGCTATTGGGGCCGGTATATCTGATAGCATTGGTTTTGGAGCAAATGCAAGAACCGCTTTAATTACAAGAGGTTTGGCAGAAATGAGTCGTTTAGGAATTGCTTTAGGAGCAAAATCAAACACCTTTATGGGAATGGCAGGTTTAGGCGATTTAGTTCTTAGTTGTACAGATGATCAATCAAGAAATAGAAGGTTCGGAAAGTTATTAGGTAAAGGAAACAGCACTTATACAGCAAAAAAAATAATTGGTCAAGTAATTGAAGGTTATCAAAGTACAAAAGAAGTTTGGATGTTATCACAAAACTTAAAAATTGATATGCCAATCACTGAACAAATTTATCAAATTTTATATTCTAATAAATCAGTACAAGAAGCAGTGTTAAATTTATTACAAAGAAAACAAAAAGAAGAAGATCAGTATTAA
- the lysA gene encoding diaminopimelate decarboxylase: MFTNIKKLLKIAKYYKQPFWVYDANIIYKKIHQLKLFDTIRFAQKSCSNINILKFMKNLNVKIDAVSLGEIERALIAGYQTKNHDIVFTADLFDIPTLNRINELKIPVNAGSIDMLHQLGRISPGHLIWIRINPGFGHGHNKKTNTGGINSKHGIWYTDVPIALSAIKKYQLRLIGIHMHIGSGVNYYHLKKVCKKMEECVLSLNHDIKIISAGGGLTVPYKKTDKAIDTKHYFDLWNLSRKKISSHLGHKVHLEIEPGRFLIAESGLLVTQVFAVKKIYKRYFVLVNAGFTELMRPLLYGSYHNISIIKENGDHITEKKSSQTYNTVIGGPLCESGDIFTQTEDGTIKDRMMPKIVVGDYLIFHNTGAYGASMSSNYNSRPLVPEIFFKENQFYEIRRSQTIQELLNLELNNRKIIF, translated from the coding sequence ATGTTTACTAATATAAAAAAATTATTAAAAATAGCAAAATACTACAAACAACCATTTTGGGTATATGATGCGAATATAATTTACAAAAAAATTCATCAACTAAAATTATTTGATACTATAAGATTTGCGCAAAAATCTTGCTCAAACATTAATATTTTAAAATTCATGAAAAATTTAAATGTGAAGATTGATGCTGTATCTTTAGGAGAAATTGAACGTGCACTAATAGCTGGGTATCAAACAAAAAATCATGATATTGTTTTTACAGCAGATTTATTTGATATTCCTACTTTAAATCGCATTAACGAATTAAAAATACCTGTTAATGCAGGTTCTATCGATATGTTACACCAACTTGGTAGAATTTCACCTGGACATTTAATATGGATTAGAATTAATCCTGGTTTTGGTCACGGACATAATAAAAAAACTAATACTGGAGGTATAAATAGTAAACATGGAATCTGGTATACAGATGTTCCAATAGCATTATCCGCAATTAAAAAATATCAATTAAGATTAATAGGCATACATATGCATATTGGTTCTGGAGTTAATTATTATCATCTAAAAAAAGTATGTAAAAAAATGGAAGAATGTGTACTAAGTTTAAATCATGATATAAAAATTATTTCTGCTGGTGGTGGTTTAACTGTTCCTTATAAAAAAACTGATAAAGCTATTGATACAAAACATTACTTTGATTTATGGAATTTATCAAGAAAAAAAATATCATCCCACCTTGGGCATAAAGTTCATTTAGAAATTGAACCAGGTCGATTCTTGATTGCAGAGTCAGGATTGCTAGTAACTCAAGTATTTGCTGTAAAAAAAATTTATAAACGATATTTTGTTTTAGTTAACGCAGGTTTTACAGAATTAATGCGTCCATTATTGTATGGAAGTTATCATAATATTTCTATTATTAAAGAAAACGGAGATCATATCACTGAAAAAAAATCATCTCAAACTTATAACACTGTAATTGGAGGACCATTATGTGAATCAGGTGATATTTTTACTCAAACTGAAGATGGAACAATAAAAGATCGCATGATGCCTAAAATAGTAGTTGGAGATTATTTAATTTTTCATAACACAGGGGCGTATGGTGCTTCTATGTCATCTAATTATAATAGTCGACCTTTAGTACCAGAAATTTTTTTTAAAGAAAATCAATTTTATGAAATTCGTCGATCTCAAACAATACAAGAGCTTTTAAATTTAGAACTAAATAATAGAAAAATTATTTTTTAA
- the infA gene encoding translation initiation factor IF-1, protein MIKEENIEMQGTVLDTLPNTMFRVELENGHLIIAHISGKMRKNYIRILTGDKVTVELTPYDLSKGRIIFRSR, encoded by the coding sequence ATGATAAAAGAAGAAAATATTGAAATGCAAGGTACTGTTTTAGATACTCTTCCAAATACTATGTTCCGAGTGGAATTAGAAAATGGTCATTTAATTATTGCACATATTTCTGGAAAAATGAGAAAAAATTACATTCGTATATTAACTGGTGATAAAGTTACTGTTGAACTCACACCGTATGATTTAAGTAAAGGTAGAATTATATTCCGTAGCCGTTAA
- the aspS gene encoding aspartate--tRNA ligase has product MRTEYCGKINLFYLQKEVTLYGWVNNHRNLGKMIFIDLRDREGILQIVFDMHNKKIFKLASILRKEFCVKVQGIVQKRDNKNKNSKMFTGEIEVLATYLKVINTSETLPLDNNHNNTEEMRLKYRYLDLRRPEMIDRLKKRAKIIRYVRDYMEKNNFFEIETPFLTKMTPEGARDYIIPSRIQKNKFFSLPQSPQIFKQLLMISGLDRYYQIVKCFRDEDLRSNRQPEFTQIDFEMSFVKTSEVRKIAEDIVRKLWSKIKNFDLGTFPILTYRESMLRYGCDNPDLRNPIEIIDLNLNFLELLKLKKDNQRLAAICVPKGKKISRKKLDNYEKIILESKSKNFGWIRKTSNLWKWFSKEKKIKVFSNYDILEKIITILNANDDDLIFLCIDNTEIVSDVLGTIRKKAGNELKISCGEWKPLWVINFPMFNFDENNKIYSVHHPFTAPYNKDIKEIKEKHKYIISDSYDMIINGNEVGGGSKRIHCQKIQKLVFDILNIKQEEQKEKFGFFLDALNFGTPPHAGFAFGLDRLIMLLTDTDNIRDVIAFPKTTSTSCLMTGAPSFIDNDFIKELSIQLLK; this is encoded by the coding sequence ATGCGTACAGAATATTGTGGAAAAATCAACTTATTTTACCTTCAAAAAGAAGTAACATTATATGGATGGGTGAACAATCATCGTAATTTAGGAAAAATGATATTTATAGATTTACGTGATCGTGAAGGTATTTTACAAATAGTTTTTGATATGCATAATAAAAAAATTTTTAAATTAGCTTCTATTTTAAGAAAAGAATTTTGTGTAAAAGTTCAAGGAATTGTACAAAAACGTGACAACAAAAACAAAAACTCTAAAATGTTTACTGGGGAAATAGAAGTATTAGCTACTTATTTAAAAGTAATTAATACATCTGAAACACTCCCTTTAGATAATAATCATAATAATACTGAAGAAATGCGTTTAAAGTATCGCTATCTTGATTTACGTCGTCCAGAAATGATTGATCGTTTAAAGAAACGTGCAAAAATTATTAGATATGTACGTGATTATATGGAAAAAAATAATTTTTTTGAAATTGAAACTCCATTTTTGACAAAAATGACACCAGAAGGTGCAAGAGATTATATAATTCCTAGTAGAATTCAAAAAAACAAGTTTTTTTCGTTACCTCAATCCCCACAAATTTTTAAACAATTACTTATGATATCTGGTTTGGATCGTTATTATCAAATAGTTAAATGTTTTCGTGATGAAGATTTACGTTCAAATAGACAACCAGAATTTACTCAAATTGATTTCGAAATGTCTTTTGTAAAAACATCAGAAGTTAGAAAAATAGCAGAAGACATTGTTCGAAAATTATGGTCAAAAATTAAAAATTTTGATTTAGGTACTTTTCCTATTCTTACATATCGTGAATCTATGTTACGGTATGGATGTGATAATCCTGATTTACGTAATCCTATAGAGATTATAGATCTTAATTTAAATTTTTTAGAATTATTAAAATTAAAAAAAGATAACCAACGCTTAGCTGCAATTTGTGTTCCAAAAGGAAAAAAAATTAGCAGAAAAAAATTAGATAACTATGAAAAAATTATTTTAGAATCTAAAAGTAAAAATTTTGGATGGATAAGAAAAACATCAAATTTATGGAAATGGTTTAGTAAAGAAAAAAAAATAAAAGTTTTTTCTAATTATGATATTCTTGAAAAAATTATTACTATATTAAATGCAAATGATGATGATTTAATTTTTTTATGCATAGATAATACAGAAATAGTTTCTGATGTATTAGGAACAATTAGAAAAAAAGCAGGTAATGAACTAAAAATTTCATGTGGTGAATGGAAGCCGTTATGGGTTATTAATTTTCCAATGTTTAACTTTGATGAAAATAACAAAATATATTCTGTTCATCATCCGTTTACAGCTCCTTATAATAAGGATATAAAAGAAATAAAAGAAAAACATAAATATATAATATCTGATTCATATGATATGATTATTAATGGCAATGAAGTAGGAGGAGGATCAAAAAGAATCCATTGTCAAAAAATACAAAAATTAGTTTTTGATATTTTAAATATTAAACAAGAAGAACAAAAAGAAAAATTTGGTTTTTTTTTAGATGCTTTAAATTTTGGTACTCCACCTCATGCAGGTTTTGCTTTTGGATTAGACCGTTTAATTATGTTACTTACTGACACAGACAACATACGTGATGTGATTGCATTTCCTAAAACCACGTCTACTTCTTGCTTAATGACGGGTGCTCCAAGTTTTATAGACAATGATTTTATAAAAGAATTATCTATACAGTTATTAAAATAG
- the grxC gene encoding glutaredoxin 3 translates to MKKIEIYTSEMCSFCHQAKLLLKKKKVLFKEIKIDNDIEKRKEMINRSNRKTVPQIFIDNQHIGGCDDLYNLEKNRKLDFILKKNKNFSI, encoded by the coding sequence ATTAAAAAAATTGAGATTTATACAAGTGAAATGTGTTCTTTTTGTCATCAAGCAAAACTTTTATTGAAAAAAAAAAAAGTATTATTTAAAGAAATTAAAATTGATAACGATATTGAAAAACGTAAAGAAATGATTAATAGAAGCAATCGTAAAACAGTTCCACAAATTTTTATTGATAATCAACATATCGGGGGATGTGACGATTTATATAATTTAGAAAAAAACAGAAAACTTGATTTTATTTTAAAAAAAAATAAAAATTTTTCAATTTAA
- a CDS encoding rhodanese-like domain-containing protein — protein sequence MFFLIIIMCIKNFFAIGKIIDKNTAIELINRKNAVIFDIRSIKDYQNGHIVNAIHINLLNFEEIKKNILKKYKNHSIIIVSMTGYNINTFAKKLKMLEFKNIFVLKDGINGWKKNKLPLIKNKY from the coding sequence ATGTTTTTTTTAATTATTATTATGTGTATCAAAAATTTTTTTGCTATTGGAAAAATTATAGATAAAAATACAGCAATTGAATTAATAAATAGAAAAAATGCAGTTATATTTGATATACGTTCTATAAAAGATTATCAAAATGGTCATATAGTAAATGCTATACATATAAATTTGTTAAATTTTGAAGAAATTAAAAAAAATATATTAAAAAAATATAAAAATCATTCTATTATTATAGTTTCTATGACTGGTTATAATATAAATACATTTGCAAAAAAATTAAAAATGTTAGAATTTAAAAATATTTTTGTATTAAAAGATGGTATAAATGGTTGGAAAAAAAATAAATTACCGTTAATAAAAAATAAATACTAA
- a CDS encoding DedA family protein, with the protein MKQFTLNFNINTFIIQYGYLALFIGSLIEGETIILIGGIAVNQGLLNFYGSVIVVIIGGFIGDQFLFWIGRIYGDKIFKKFNQYNYYIIKLHNLIHKYPNLIVIGVRFMYGLRIIGPIIIGNSYLRSIKFMILNVIGTSIWATFCITIGYFSGAIIVPWIYKFNHSLKIVFLISIFTILFIFLLNFFIRAYKKK; encoded by the coding sequence ATGAAACAATTTACATTAAATTTTAATATTAATACATTCATAATACAATACGGATATCTTGCGCTTTTTATAGGTAGTCTTATAGAAGGAGAAACTATTATACTAATTGGCGGGATAGCCGTTAATCAAGGTTTACTGAATTTTTATGGATCAGTTATTGTAGTGATAATTGGTGGTTTCATAGGTGATCAGTTTTTATTTTGGATAGGACGAATATATGGAGATAAAATTTTTAAAAAATTTAACCAATATAATTATTATATTATTAAACTTCACAATTTAATTCATAAATATCCTAATTTAATTGTTATTGGTGTACGTTTTATGTATGGTTTGCGTATCATCGGTCCTATTATTATAGGAAATAGTTATTTAAGATCAATTAAATTTATGATATTAAATGTAATAGGTACTAGTATTTGGGCTACTTTTTGTATCACTATAGGTTATTTTTCAGGTGCCATTATTGTTCCTTGGATTTATAAATTTAATCATAGTTTAAAGATTGTATTTTTAATTAGCATATTTACAATACTTTTTATATTTCTTCTCAATTTTTTTATTCGTGCTTATAAAAAAAAGTAG
- the serS gene encoding serine--tRNA ligase: MIDINTLRQNLNDVEKKLQSRGFLLDKEKFIVLEKARKKLQIETEILQSKKNKLSKIITNDLEHKDEIINLKKSKLINQKINSKQKELKKIQKDLYDFLIDLPNIPDKDVPIGKDSKDNKEIFRWFPKSIKKNFVLKDHVCLGENLKELDFESATKLTGSRFVVIKGSIAYLYRSLIQFMLDLHTIKHNYIETYVPYIVNHTSLYGTGQLPKFSDELFHIKPLQESNKNQKYALIPTGEVPLTNLIRNKIFDIDKLPLKFVSCTPCFRSEAGSYGRDTRGMIRMHQFDKVELVKIVHQEDSYESLEKLVEHAETVLKLLELPYRKILLCTGDMGFCANKTYDLEVWLPAQEKFLEISSCSNMETFQARRMQAKYRDKKGKKHFLHTLNGSGLAIGRTLVAILENYQLSDGKIQIPNVLQTYMQNLKYIG, from the coding sequence ATGATTGATATAAACACATTACGTCAAAATTTAAACGACGTTGAAAAAAAACTACAAAGTAGAGGGTTTCTTTTAGATAAAGAGAAATTCATTGTTCTTGAAAAAGCTAGAAAAAAATTACAAATAGAAACAGAAATTTTACAATCTAAAAAAAATAAATTATCTAAAATTATAACTAATGATTTAGAACATAAAGATGAGATAATAAATTTAAAAAAGAGTAAATTAATTAATCAAAAAATAAATAGTAAGCAAAAAGAATTAAAAAAAATACAAAAAGATTTATATGATTTTTTAATTGATTTGCCAAATATCCCAGATAAAGATGTTCCTATAGGTAAAGATTCAAAGGATAATAAAGAAATTTTTCGATGGTTTCCTAAAAGCATTAAAAAAAATTTTGTTCTAAAAGATCATGTATGTTTAGGAGAAAATCTTAAAGAATTAGATTTTGAATCTGCAACAAAATTAACAGGATCAAGATTTGTTGTAATAAAAGGTAGTATTGCTTATTTATATCGATCTCTTATACAGTTTATGTTAGATTTACATACTATAAAACATAACTATATAGAAACTTATGTACCTTATATAGTAAATCATACAAGTTTATATGGTACTGGACAATTACCAAAGTTTTCGGATGAACTATTTCATATTAAACCACTGCAAGAATCTAATAAAAATCAAAAATATGCACTTATTCCTACAGGTGAAGTGCCATTAACAAACTTAATTCGTAATAAAATTTTTGATATAGACAAATTACCATTAAAATTTGTATCTTGTACTCCTTGTTTTCGATCAGAAGCAGGATCTTATGGACGAGATACAAGAGGTATGATTCGTATGCATCAATTTGATAAAGTTGAATTAGTAAAAATTGTTCATCAAGAAGATTCGTATGAATCTTTAGAGAAATTAGTAGAACATGCAGAAACAGTTCTAAAATTACTTGAGTTACCTTATCGTAAGATATTGCTTTGCACTGGAGATATGGGTTTTTGTGCAAATAAGACATATGATTTAGAAGTTTGGTTACCTGCACAAGAAAAATTTTTAGAAATATCTTCATGTTCGAATATGGAAACTTTTCAAGCACGCCGTATGCAAGCAAAATATAGAGATAAAAAAGGAAAAAAACATTTTTTACATACTTTAAATGGATCTGGATTAGCTATCGGTAGAACATTAGTAGCTATATTAGAAAATTATCAATTGTCTGATGGTAAAATACAAATCCCTAATGTTTTACAAACTTATATGCAAAATTTAAAATATATTGGATAA
- a CDS encoding YebC/PmpR family DNA-binding transcriptional regulator has product MSGHSKWANTKHRKASQDAKKGKIFTRIIRELVTAAKIGGTDPSSNSRLRTAMDKALSQNMTKETIDRAVFRNLKNNNILMKKFTYEGYGPGGVAIMVDCFSDNNKRIASEIRYSFNRVGGNLGTSGSVSYLFQKKGTISIQSILSEDYILDLALQIKSENISFQKNNLIDIHVSWENINLAKKILNKNNIIPKKIATIMIPFVKITINRENEEKLIHLIQLLKNLSDVQAIYHNSQINI; this is encoded by the coding sequence ATGTCAGGACACAGTAAATGGGCAAATACAAAACATAGAAAAGCATCACAAGATGCAAAAAAAGGAAAAATTTTTACAAGAATAATACGTGAATTAGTAACAGCAGCAAAGATAGGAGGAACAGATCCTTCTTCCAATTCACGTTTACGCACAGCTATGGATAAAGCACTTTCTCAAAACATGACAAAAGAAACGATTGATAGAGCAGTTTTTCGTAATTTAAAAAATAATAACATATTGATGAAAAAATTTACATATGAAGGATATGGCCCAGGAGGCGTAGCGATTATGGTTGATTGTTTCAGTGATAATAATAAACGTATTGCTTCAGAAATAAGATACTCTTTTAATCGCGTTGGAGGAAATTTAGGAACATCTGGTTCTGTAAGTTATTTATTTCAAAAGAAAGGAACAATATCAATTCAGTCCATTTTAAGCGAAGATTATATTTTAGATCTTGCTTTACAAATAAAATCAGAAAATATTTCTTTTCAAAAAAATAATTTAATTGATATTCATGTTTCTTGGGAAAATATTAATTTAGCAAAAAAAATTCTTAATAAAAACAACATTATTCCAAAAAAAATTGCTACTATCATGATACCATTCGTCAAAATAACAATAAATCGAGAAAATGAAGAAAAATTAATACATTTAATACAGCTATTAAAAAATCTTTCAGATGTACAAGCGATTTATCATAATAGTCAAATAAATATTTAA
- the cysE gene encoding serine O-acetyltransferase gives MLEKKIKKKIWQNIKKETQYLLHNEPILKEFFYNMVLKHENFDDSLSYILSYKLSKLSIISLVTFYNIFKKIYKKKPSIINSAILDIQAIYNRDPLINKYSTPFLHFKGFHALQIHRINNWLWNNNRRELSIYLQNIMSSFFSIDIHPAAQIGYGIMLDHATGIVIGSTTIIENNVSILQSVTLGGTYKKSDYQKNKNRHPLIKEGVFIGAGAKILGNIEIGKNSKIAAGSVILKTVPPNTTAVGVPARIIEKSIVNNSFSENNKHQISILISGFEYGDGI, from the coding sequence ATGTTAGAAAAAAAAATAAAAAAAAAAATTTGGCAAAATATTAAAAAAGAAACGCAATATTTATTGCATAATGAACCTATTTTAAAAGAATTTTTTTATAATATGGTATTAAAACATGAAAATTTTGATGATTCACTAAGTTATATTTTATCGTACAAATTATCTAAATTATCTATTATATCGTTAGTAACTTTTTATAATATTTTTAAGAAAATTTATAAAAAAAAACCATCAATTATAAATTCTGCAATTTTAGATATTCAAGCGATATATAATAGAGACCCTCTAATAAATAAATATTCTACACCTTTTCTTCATTTCAAAGGTTTTCATGCATTACAAATACATAGAATTAATAACTGGTTATGGAATAATAATAGACGTGAATTATCAATTTATTTACAAAATATAATGTCATCATTTTTTTCTATTGATATTCATCCTGCAGCCCAAATTGGGTATGGGATAATGCTTGACCATGCGACAGGAATAGTGATAGGTTCTACTACTATTATAGAAAATAATGTATCAATTTTACAATCTGTTACGCTGGGTGGAACTTACAAAAAAAGTGATTATCAAAAAAACAAAAATCGTCATCCTTTGATAAAAGAAGGCGTTTTTATCGGAGCAGGTGCAAAAATATTAGGTAATATTGAAATAGGAAAAAATTCAAAAATTGCGGCTGGTTCTGTTATATTAAAAACAGTTCCTCCTAATACTACAGCTGTAGGAGTTCCAGCACGCATTATTGAAAAATCAATAGTTAATAATAGTTTTTCAGAAAATAATAAACACCAAATTAGTATATTAATTTCAGGTTTTGAATATGGTGATGGCATCTAG
- the ruvC gene encoding crossover junction endodeoxyribonuclease RuvC — translation MFTIIGIDPGLQITGYGIIKCTKKGISYINSGYIRTSKKDLAFRLQEIYVMLTEVVNQFSPNYFAIEEVFLSKNVKSALKLGQARGVAIITAANQSIPVFEYAVRKIKKTVTGTGNANKHQIQNMVKILLNLSQKIQEDAADALAIAITHYYIHQKNIIS, via the coding sequence ATGTTTACAATAATTGGAATTGATCCCGGTTTACAAATAACTGGGTATGGTATTATTAAATGCACTAAAAAAGGTATCAGTTATATTAATAGTGGGTATATTCGTACTAGCAAAAAAGATCTTGCATTTCGTTTACAAGAAATTTATGTTATGTTAACTGAAGTGGTAAATCAGTTTTCTCCAAATTATTTTGCAATTGAAGAAGTTTTTTTATCAAAAAATGTTAAATCTGCATTAAAATTAGGTCAAGCAAGAGGTGTAGCAATCATTACTGCTGCAAATCAATCAATTCCTGTCTTTGAATATGCTGTTCGAAAAATCAAAAAAACCGTAACAGGAACTGGAAACGCTAATAAACATCAAATCCAAAACATGGTAAAAATATTATTAAATCTTTCTCAAAAAATTCAAGAAGATGCTGCAGATGCCTTAGCTATTGCTATTACTCATTATTATATTCATCAAAAAAATATTATTTCTTAA
- the lolA gene encoding outer membrane lipoprotein chaperone LolA has protein sequence MFCSFVFFLTNNISAISSTQILKERLSKISNFYVKFTQNVTDQEGNSFQKSNGEIWLEFPNKFKWHVLLPEESFIISTGKEIWFYEPNIKQASVSFLKKIFKNFSLLSFYRKSNLADYVINQNRNTFIIHSNKRIYNNIKELKINILPSGKITDVTISENDGLCTKYHFYDYQYNIIFNNQFKFLPPKDTMIDDQRY, from the coding sequence ATTTTTTGTTCTTTTGTTTTTTTTTTAACTAACAATATTTCAGCAATTTCTTCTACTCAAATATTAAAAGAACGCTTAAGTAAAATTAGTAATTTCTATGTTAAGTTTACACAAAACGTTACTGATCAAGAGGGTAATAGTTTTCAAAAAAGTAATGGAGAAATATGGTTAGAATTTCCTAATAAGTTTAAATGGCATGTTCTTCTTCCAGAAGAAAGTTTTATCATATCTACAGGTAAAGAAATTTGGTTTTATGAACCAAATATTAAGCAAGCTAGCGTTTCTTTCCTAAAAAAAATTTTTAAAAATTTTTCATTGTTAAGTTTTTATAGAAAAAGTAATTTAGCAGACTATGTGATTAATCAAAATAGAAATACATTTATCATACACTCTAATAAAAGAATATATAATAATATTAAGGAACTTAAAATAAACATTTTACCGTCAGGTAAAATAACTGATGTTACTATTTCAGAAAACGATGGTTTATGTACAAAGTATCACTTTTATGATTATCAATACAATATTATTTTTAATAATCAATTTAAATTTTTACCTCCAAAAGATACAATGATAGACGATCAAAGATATTAA